The Nostoc sp. PCC 7524 nucleotide sequence CTCTTGTTCATCTGCCTTGCGTTGGGCTTCAAAGGTGGTAGTCAAAATTACCCGTGCCATGTCATTAAAGCTAGCTGCTAGTTGCCCGAATTCATCTTCGGAATAGACTGTAGCTTGTACATTCAGATTGCCTTGGCGGACGGCATCAAATTGCGCTTGCAGATCCTTGGTAGTGCGTCTTACTTGTTTGAGAGTGACATTACCCATAAAGGCAGCTGTAGCAAACCCTGTAATTCCAGCTGCCAGTGACATTGTCCAACCCGTGTTTCGCACTGTTTCCCGTTGTTCGGGAGGAGAAAAGTTGGTGGCAGCAAAACTAACTGTTGCTACTACCAAAGCGGAGAATACACCAACAGCACCCGCAACTAACCAAGGTTTGGTATCTAGAGTAGCGTTTTCTAATGGTGCTAACCAGCCTTGCTCAATGTTGACTTGAGGTTCTACCTTAGCGACATCCGTTTGGGTAAAGACGGGTACTGATTCTTGAGAACCAGTGATGGTGAATAGTTCCTCATCGCGATCGCTACTTGCACCACTAGGCACATCTGCGGCCTTACTTTGGGGAATACTACCAATTTCCGGAGAGCTGGAAAGCATGACATCACTGAAGCTAGAATCAGCTTCTGCCAAATCAAACCCTGGAATATTGCCTAAATCATCAAATTCATCAAAATCATCTAAAAACTCGATATTACTTTGAGCATTGTCTTTGTGGAGAATACTGCTGGTTTCTTCATCTGCTGCCACACTCTCTGAACCAAAAGCTGACTCAAAGGCTTCAAAGTCAAAACTTTCATCAACATCAAAGCTATGTGTCTCCTGTTGAGCAATCTCTGGATATGGCTGTTCTTTTCTAGCCATATTGCCGTTAAAAGCTGAAGGAGTTTCTGATAATTGCTCTTGCTCGGCTATTTCTTGTAACCAGTTATTGGCTTTCGACTGAGCAAAATTATCTGAGATGCTATCTAGAGAATTATCGGATGGCATGGGATCATTGCTCAGTTCTGCTGTTCCTATCACCAAATTCTCATCTGTTTGACTCTGGCTACTTGATGCCAACTCGAAATTGCTAGGTGGTTCTTTCTCTGTTGCTTGCAGAAATTCTGCCGCAGTATATTCACCATTCAGATTAGTGGATGGTTCAAATTCTGCAAATGGTGAATCAAGACTATTGTGATCATCACTTGAAAAATTTGTCCCACTGTCTAAAAAGTTAGTCTCCACTTCTGAGTGTGCAGAACTATTTTCTGAGGAATCTTCTTGCCAGAAAGCAGGTAAATCCAACTCTCCAGATAAATCTAGAGAACTGGGCTGATCATTTAAGGCAAAGGGATCATCACTTAAAACTGGTATAGATGCTGATGTTTGATTCACAGCCATGCTATCTGTTGAAACAGCAAAGGGATTGTCCACAGACAAATCACCAGTATCTAATGATGGTGTTGATTCTTCTAAGCCATTTAAATCAGAACTGTTAATATCAAAGTTTTCTATTGCTCCTAAATCTTCTAGTTCTGATGCTTGAGCTTCTAGAAAATCATCCGTGTCCGTGAAATTAATTGGCTCATGATGCTCAAGATTATCTGTTACTTCTGTTTCTGTTTGTTGATAGTGGCTAATATTTTCTAGACCATTGTGAGCAAAACCAATAATTTCCAGGTCATCGCTCAATTCCAAAACTTTTTGATATTCTACTTCTGCTATATCGTATTGCTGCAAAACATAGTAGATGTGACCCCGCAATAAATGACAGTTAGGGTCATCTGGAACATTCTGCACCACCTGATCGACTAAAGTAGCGGCAACTTCATATTTTTGTTGCGCGTAGGCTGTACAAGCCTGTTTATATGTTTCGAGGTAATCTTCTATACTTGCTGCCATTTCCTCCCTCCCAATATCATCCTGCCCACCGCGCACTCCGTAAAATTGCTATTTGGTCGAGTAGTCTTAGACATTGATGATTTTTAGTTTCTAATAACCACTCTCCACGCAAAAAAGGAGTCATCGTATCCGGTATGTTCGTCGGTGGCATGAGATTTTGTACATCTAGCCAATCCATACCGCCTACCGCTTCTACAGCCAAGCCAACTATTGTGTCTTGCTCTTGTACAGCAATCACCGGAATCTCTGCTCGGTCTGTGTTTAATGGAGTTGCTTCCCCTAGAAATTGACCCAAATCAGCTACCCAAATTACTCGACCTCGTAGATTTAGAGTACCCAAAAGTAAGGGAGAAGCATTAGGAATCGGAGTGATTCTGTCTGGACTAAGTTCCATCACCTCTCTGATACCAGTTGCGGGTAGTGCAAACTCCTGATGCGAAGGAATGTAAAACCGCAAATGTAACTCACCTTCAGGACTTTCTACTTGTAATTCAGGACGAAAGTGGTCTTGACCACTGCCACTTAAAAAGTCCGGTTTGCTAACCATGATGTTTTCATCCTTATCCTCGCAGCAGTTGTTTGACTGTTCCTACCAACTCAGTTGGTTGAAACGGTTTAGCTATATACGCGTCCGCTCCCTGTTTCATGCCCCAGTAGCGGTCAAATTCTTCACCTTTAGAAGAACACATCACCACAGGTACATTTTGAGTTTTGGGATCAGACTTTAACCGACGGCAAACTTCGTAGCCATTCATTCGGGGCATGACAATATCTAAAACCACCAGATCAGGAGGTTCGGTTTGAATTGCCTCCAATGCTTCTAATCCGTCAGTGGCATGGGTGACTGTTAAACCACTGGCTTTCAGGAGGTCTGTAATCATCTCCCTCTGTGCAAGACTGTCTTCCACAATCAGAACTGTACTCATAAATAGCTATCTACCTCCTGATGTAGACGTTCCTGTTTGGAACATTCCCTGATCTCCCCGTAAATAATTAGTGTATAAATTAAATCTAAAATTTCACGAAGTTTACTGGATAATAACTTTGTCTGAGAATTGGTTGATTCTGTGATAACATTTTTTACCCCATCTTCTATGGGATCAACAAGTGTTGTATCAGGTTTATTTCGCCACACAAGATCAAATATTGATGTATTTCTTAACTAGCATCAGTAATTCAGCTTCACTAAAAGGTTTTGTTAACAAATCTGTTGCCCCGAACATCTTAGCCCTAACTCGATCTATAAATTTATCTTTACTGGTCAGCATTATCATCGGTATATGCCGAAATGCTGGCAATTGTCGTAGCACGGCACAAATTTGATTACCGTCTAATTCCGGCATGGTCATGTTGCATAAAATTAGATGGGGCTGGAATTGAAAAATTAGACTCAGTGCTTCTAGGGAATTGGTGAGGGAAATTGTTTCATAGCCTTGTGGCTGCAAAATAGACTCTACAGTTTCACAAATAGCCTTTGTATCGTCAATACATAGTATTTTCACCTGCTGCTGATCCGTTAGGTTTGCGATGTGAGGATTGGTTGTTTCTGGATAGATGAGCTTGAACCAACCCTGCTGTACGTAGGGATATATTGTTTTAGCGACTGTTAAAATGTCTCGGTCGAGATAACGACTAAGTTGACGCAAAGTGGTTTTACCATCGGCCCAGTGCTTAAGTTTATTGACGGTTGTCACTGGCAGTGAAGAGTATAGATGAGCTGTGTCAGCTAGGATGGGTAGTTGTTCTGGAGATTGGATGTATGGAGATAGCTGCTTCCACTCCTGTAATTGTTGGGTAATTTTGGAAATTAAAGGAGAAATTTCCCAAGTAGTTAACTGCGGTGCTAGTGCTATATCTTGATGGAAAATAAAACTACCTCGGTTTAAACTCAGCAAATCAAAAAGCGTCTCACAAACCAAACGATAAATGAGATCAGCAGCTTTATTGGGATTGATAATATTCTTCTCTAAAAGCATCCAAAGATAGCCATATTCTGAAGAATTTAGTTCACCTAAACGATCCATTTCCTGTTGATCCAAAGATATTTCCTCACGATACTGACGTAAGTAATCGTCAATGCGTGACAAATTATTATTCCCTTCTTGGCAATAAATAATTTGACCATTGAGAAAAAAGATTAACCACCCTGAGAGGTTGCATTCCCCAGTATTTTCTCTAGCTCCTTGCTGGTAACTGTAAAAATCGCTTTCTATGAAAAGTTGCCCAGTTCGCTGCCCTAATTCAATTAATTGCAGGATACTGCGAAGGTCAATTTCTTGTAAATTTCCCTGCATTTAGTTTTGAGTAGCTCCTTTTGATGCCCTTGTCATGATAAAAATTTGGCACATTGCTTTTCCCATGTTTATATTAGGTACGCAAGGTATGGAGTATTAAAAATATATTTTCTTTACAATTAGTTTTAAACAGGAAATATATTCCGCGACAAACCGTAAATTTTCTTAATAGTCTTTGACAAAGTTAGTGATAACACGGAAGTCATCATCACTGTCATCAGTACAAAATATAAAGACGCGACAAAATCGCTGCTTATAAATATCAAGACGCACAATGTAGCGTCTATAAATAGTTTTGTTTGTCTTGGTTGCCGCAATTTTAGGTAAATCAGACAAGTTAGCAGAATTATATAGGTATATTTTCAAACATGGTCATTAAGTACACAAGAGGACTAGCGGTGTGCTGTATTTAGCAGAAGTACAAAAGCAGAAAGGCGGCTTACTGGGTGGTAGTTCCAAAACCGAACTGAAACTGCTAGCTTGTCAGCGAACCGACCAGAATTGGAGTCCTGTGTCGGAAGATGTAATTGCTGCGGAGGAAGCCAGCAAGTTAAATGATGGTGCGCTGGTATTGGTGGAACTGACTCCTAATCGTCAAGTGCAGCGAATTCAAGAAGCTGGCAGACCACTTGTTAATATTTTGCAAAATTTTTCCCGTCAGGTAGAAAAATATAAGCTCAAGGAAGACGAAATTGATCAATGGAAGGAATCGCTGACATTTCAGGCGCAAGAGTTAAATCGCCGGGAAATGGACATGGAAGTGCGGTTGGAACAGTTGCAAAATATGGAAGAGGAGTTTCAACGCCTGGAAACACAGCAACAGGAAGTTGATACGTCTCGCACACAAATTGAACAATTACAAGCAGAAATTGAGCGCAATCGTCAAGAATTAGAAGGTGCTTGGGATCATCTGCGGGGTGAGCAGCGTCGCTTGGAGGAGCGCCTGCAAGAAGGGGGGGTTTTAGATGAAGAGCAAAGTCGTAAGATGAGCGAATTACTCGATCGCTTGTCTAGTCGCATTGCACCTACGGAACAAGTGCGTGAACATCTGCATTTGGCTTGTGAATTAGTGGAAAAGCAGCAAGCCGTTCTCAATCTCCACTGGGAAAAACTTGAACAGCAAAAAGCTGTAGCAACTCAACAGCAACAAGAAGTTGAGGGACTGGTGCAAACCTATAGCGATCGCCAAAACGCTTGGCAACAAGCACAACAGACTTGGGAGCAACAAAACGCTCAATTAAAAGTTAATACGGCAGCGATCGCTTGCAAGCAAGAATACATTAACCTACTTAAAGCCCAGTTACAATCTCAAGATGAGTTATACCAGCAAATTTACTCTTTGGCAGCGAGTTCTGGTGATGCGCTCCCCGGTCAAAAAGTTGATTTGCAGGCTCTAGAAAATATGCCTCTAGG carries:
- a CDS encoding methyl-accepting chemotaxis protein — its product is MAASIEDYLETYKQACTAYAQQKYEVAATLVDQVVQNVPDDPNCHLLRGHIYYVLQQYDIAEVEYQKVLELSDDLEIIGFAHNGLENISHYQQTETEVTDNLEHHEPINFTDTDDFLEAQASELEDLGAIENFDINSSDLNGLEESTPSLDTGDLSVDNPFAVSTDSMAVNQTSASIPVLSDDPFALNDQPSSLDLSGELDLPAFWQEDSSENSSAHSEVETNFLDSGTNFSSDDHNSLDSPFAEFEPSTNLNGEYTAAEFLQATEKEPPSNFELASSSQSQTDENLVIGTAELSNDPMPSDNSLDSISDNFAQSKANNWLQEIAEQEQLSETPSAFNGNMARKEQPYPEIAQQETHSFDVDESFDFEAFESAFGSESVAADEETSSILHKDNAQSNIEFLDDFDEFDDLGNIPGFDLAEADSSFSDVMLSSSPEIGSIPQSKAADVPSGASSDRDEELFTITGSQESVPVFTQTDVAKVEPQVNIEQGWLAPLENATLDTKPWLVAGAVGVFSALVVATVSFAATNFSPPEQRETVRNTGWTMSLAAGITGFATAAFMGNVTLKQVRRTTKDLQAQFDAVRQGNLNVQATVYSEDEFGQLAASFNDMARVILTTTFEAQRKADEQEEAKENLQRQVIRLLDDVEGAARGDLTVQAEVTADVLGAVADAFNLTIQNLRDIVQQVKVAAKEVTKGATNSETFATALSSDALRQAEELAVTLNSVQVMTDSIQRVAEAAREAEAVARDASAIALKGGEAVENTVAGILEIRETVAETTRKVKRLAESSQEISKIVALISQIASRTNLLALNASIEAARAGEAGRGFAIVADEVRQLADKSAKSLKEIEQIVMQIQSETGSVMTAMEEGTQQVIQGTKLAEEAKRSLENIIQVANRIDSLVRSITSDTVEQTETSRAVAQVMQSVELTAQETSQEAQRVSGALQNLVGVSRDLIASVERFRVETMETK
- a CDS encoding chemotaxis protein CheW produces the protein MVSKPDFLSGSGQDHFRPELQVESPEGELHLRFYIPSHQEFALPATGIREVMELSPDRITPIPNASPLLLGTLNLRGRVIWVADLGQFLGEATPLNTDRAEIPVIAVQEQDTIVGLAVEAVGGMDWLDVQNLMPPTNIPDTMTPFLRGEWLLETKNHQCLRLLDQIAILRSARWAG
- a CDS encoding response regulator transcription factor — its product is MSTVLIVEDSLAQREMITDLLKASGLTVTHATDGLEALEAIQTEPPDLVVLDIVMPRMNGYEVCRRLKSDPKTQNVPVVMCSSKGEEFDRYWGMKQGADAYIAKPFQPTELVGTVKQLLRG
- a CDS encoding response regulator, coding for MQGNLQEIDLRSILQLIELGQRTGQLFIESDFYSYQQGARENTGECNLSGWLIFFLNGQIIYCQEGNNNLSRIDDYLRQYREEISLDQQEMDRLGELNSSEYGYLWMLLEKNIINPNKAADLIYRLVCETLFDLLSLNRGSFIFHQDIALAPQLTTWEISPLISKITQQLQEWKQLSPYIQSPEQLPILADTAHLYSSLPVTTVNKLKHWADGKTTLRQLSRYLDRDILTVAKTIYPYVQQGWFKLIYPETTNPHIANLTDQQQVKILCIDDTKAICETVESILQPQGYETISLTNSLEALSLIFQFQPHLILCNMTMPELDGNQICAVLRQLPAFRHIPMIMLTSKDKFIDRVRAKMFGATDLLTKPFSEAELLMLVKKYINI
- the hmpF gene encoding pilus motility taxis protein HmpF, with product MLYLAEVQKQKGGLLGGSSKTELKLLACQRTDQNWSPVSEDVIAAEEASKLNDGALVLVELTPNRQVQRIQEAGRPLVNILQNFSRQVEKYKLKEDEIDQWKESLTFQAQELNRREMDMEVRLEQLQNMEEEFQRLETQQQEVDTSRTQIEQLQAEIERNRQELEGAWDHLRGEQRRLEERLQEGGVLDEEQSRKMSELLDRLSSRIAPTEQVREHLHLACELVEKQQAVLNLHWEKLEQQKAVATQQQQEVEGLVQTYSDRQNAWQQAQQTWEQQNAQLKVNTAAIACKQEYINLLKAQLQSQDELYQQIYSLAASSGDALPGQKVDLQALENMPLGELQKIVQDLVEKLEIDSTFVHDQEQELKYKQETIEELQQKINQASDQDLINLQMELADEQDLYQMLNQTLVGQRRNLLMRQKLIKQHQNVLLRRQGQTVTNLEEDNSVDFAPVILQLENQRQQQSQELQKLERELEQMRAAIELDQGMIDNQTHDLQEQQQELKKMEENLISLRRANAECWGRVNLYQEALQPIQDCLDGLRQKLQSLGESVAQIQETGDYQLQTITDIRHTIHSLISQPELLAS